In Massilia forsythiae, one DNA window encodes the following:
- a CDS encoding bactofilin family protein, which translates to MFGRNAKSEIDSLIGISARIEGDLLFTGGLRIDGEVHGNVIASNGGESMLIVSEHARIEGEVRCANLVVNGYIAGTVFSSELLELQPKGRIHGDVHYRLLEMHGGALVTGKLTHQPSSAAAGSEPVFHLGVTEAGASA; encoded by the coding sequence ATGTTCGGTCGTAACGCTAAAAGCGAAATCGATAGCCTGATCGGTATTTCCGCGCGCATCGAGGGGGACTTGCTGTTCACCGGCGGCCTGCGCATCGACGGCGAAGTGCACGGCAACGTCATCGCCAGCAATGGCGGCGAGAGCATGCTGATCGTGTCCGAGCATGCGCGCATCGAAGGCGAGGTGCGCTGCGCCAACCTGGTCGTCAACGGCTACATCGCCGGCACCGTGTTTTCCAGCGAACTGCTTGAATTGCAGCCGAAAGGCCGCATCCATGGAGATGTCCATTACCGCCTGCTGGAAATGCATGGCGGCGCCCTGGTGACCGGCAAGCTGACCCATCAGCCGAGCTCGGCCGCAGCGGGCAGCGAGCCGGTGTTTCATTTAGGCGTAACCGAGGCAGGGGCCTCAGCATGA
- the argC gene encoding N-acetyl-gamma-glutamyl-phosphate reductase, with the protein MIKVGIVGGTGYTGVELLRLLAPHPEVQLTAITSRKEDGLPVADMFPSLRGHVDLAFSSPDKADLTECDVVFFATPHGVAMAQAPELLAAGVKVIDLAADFRLKDQATFEKWYKIPHTAPQLLEEAAYGLPELNREEIQKARLIANPGCYPTTMQLGFYPLLKAGIVDAGNLIADCKSGVSGAGRKAEIGTLFSESSDNFKAYGVHGHRHTPETAAQLQRFTEQQVGLLFTPHLVPMIRGMHATLYARLNQDISNEALQALFEAQYRDAEFVDVMPFGAHPETRSTRGSNMLRIALHRPDNGNTVVILVVQDNLVKGASGQAVQCMNLMFGFPESTGLKQIALLP; encoded by the coding sequence ATGATCAAAGTTGGCATCGTTGGCGGCACCGGTTATACGGGTGTGGAATTGCTGCGCCTGTTGGCGCCCCATCCTGAAGTGCAACTGACTGCCATCACCTCGCGCAAGGAAGACGGCTTGCCGGTCGCCGACATGTTCCCTTCGCTGCGCGGCCACGTCGACCTGGCGTTCTCGAGCCCCGACAAGGCCGACCTGACCGAATGCGACGTGGTGTTCTTCGCCACCCCGCACGGCGTGGCGATGGCACAGGCGCCCGAGCTGCTGGCGGCCGGCGTCAAGGTCATCGACCTGGCCGCCGACTTCCGCCTGAAGGACCAGGCCACCTTCGAGAAGTGGTACAAGATCCCGCACACCGCGCCGCAGCTGCTGGAAGAAGCGGCGTACGGCTTGCCGGAACTGAACCGCGAAGAGATCCAGAAGGCGCGCCTGATCGCCAACCCGGGCTGCTACCCGACCACGATGCAGCTGGGCTTTTATCCGCTGCTCAAGGCCGGCATCGTCGACGCCGGCAACCTGATCGCCGACTGCAAGTCGGGCGTGTCCGGCGCCGGCCGCAAGGCCGAGATCGGCACGCTGTTTTCGGAATCCAGCGACAACTTCAAGGCCTATGGCGTGCACGGCCACCGCCACACGCCGGAAACCGCTGCGCAATTGCAGCGCTTCACCGAGCAGCAGGTCGGCCTGCTGTTCACGCCGCACCTGGTACCGATGATCCGCGGCATGCACGCGACGCTGTACGCGCGCCTGAACCAGGACATCAGCAACGAAGCCCTGCAGGCCTTGTTCGAAGCGCAGTACCGCGACGCCGAATTCGTCGACGTGATGCCGTTCGGCGCGCATCCGGAAACGCGCTCGACGCGCGGCTCGAACATGCTGCGCATCGCCCTGCACCGTCCGGACAATGGCAACACCGTGGTCATCCTGGTGGTACAGGACAACCTGGTCAAAGGCGCGTCGGGCCAGGCCGTGCAATGCATGAACCTGATGTTTGGCTTCCCGGAAAGCACCGGCCTGAAGCAAATTGCGCTGTTGCCGTAA
- the rpsI gene encoding 30S ribosomal protein S9 yields the protein MIGNYNYGTGRRKSAVARVFIKAGTGQIIVNGKPAAEYFSRETGLMVIRQPLELTGNVERFDIKVNVHGGGESGQAGAVRHGITRALIDYDAGLKGDLARAGFVTRDAREVERKKVGLRKARRAKQFSKR from the coding sequence ATGATCGGTAACTACAATTACGGCACCGGCCGTCGCAAGAGTGCAGTCGCCCGCGTGTTCATCAAGGCCGGCACCGGCCAGATCATCGTCAACGGCAAACCGGCCGCCGAGTACTTCTCGCGCGAAACCGGCCTGATGGTCATCCGTCAGCCGCTGGAACTGACCGGCAACGTCGAGCGTTTCGACATCAAGGTCAACGTGCATGGCGGCGGCGAGTCCGGCCAGGCAGGTGCAGTGCGCCACGGCATCACCCGTGCACTGATCGACTACGACGCAGGCCTGAAGGGCGACCTGGCACGTGCCGGTTTCGTCACCCGTGACGCCCGTGAAGTCGAGCGTAAGAAAGTTGGTCTGCGCAAAGCACGTCGCGCAAAGCAATTCTCGAAGCGTTAA
- the rplM gene encoding 50S ribosomal protein L13, with translation MKTFSAKGHEVQRDWYVIDATDKVLGRVASEVALRLRGKHKPEFTPHVDTGDFIVVVNAGKLRVTGTKATQKTYYRHSGYPGGIYETNFLKMQQRFPGRALEKAVKGMLPKGPLGYAMIKKLKVYAESTHPHAAQQPQALDI, from the coding sequence ATGAAAACTTTTTCCGCTAAGGGCCATGAAGTCCAGCGCGATTGGTACGTGATTGACGCGACGGACAAAGTCCTCGGACGTGTTGCCAGCGAAGTGGCACTCCGACTGCGCGGCAAACACAAGCCGGAATTTACTCCGCACGTCGACACCGGTGACTTTATCGTCGTCGTCAACGCAGGCAAGCTGCGCGTGACCGGCACCAAGGCCACCCAGAAGACCTACTACCGTCACTCGGGCTACCCGGGCGGTATCTACGAAACCAACTTCCTGAAAATGCAACAGCGTTTCCCGGGCCGCGCCCTGGAAAAAGCCGTCAAGGGCATGCTGCCGAAGGGCCCGCTGGGCTATGCCATGATCAAGAAGCTGAAAGTGTACGCGGAAAGCACCCATCCGCACGCTGCCCAGCAACCGCAAGCACTCGACATCTAA
- a CDS encoding alpha/beta fold hydrolase, whose protein sequence is MRSSPIPQAPLTAALFAAFFAAPLAAHAAPAATHGCHLPGVEEGLRCLRLPVPLDAARPGATLTLHVTVAPALREGARPDPVFVLAGGPGEAGSDVLPLLSTAFRRVRATRDIVFIDQRGTGLSGKLECDSGDADDSATDQQADAAMLRCIAASKAPFAAYTTANAARDIEQVRRALGYGRINLWGGSYGTRLAQVYARAYPGNVRALALDGVAAPDQVIPAGGRDSQAALDQLFRQCAADAGCSKAYPALRTEFDALVAKLDASAGGFKLSLPDPRTARQVDTTMTSARLFGTMHGMLYAPADARRLPFLLHSAAQGRWQPFVARRNLAADFSAEGSPATLMHLAVVCAEDMPRLTPALAASDAAPLTRAIVGRLPALCRAMNVPAAPWTEPARIAAPALLLSGAQDPVTPPHRAASAARHMAHAQQLTAPNVGHGVSQLGCAPRLLRAFFDRPQDQVDGACLAEIPAPTFQLGSAGPQP, encoded by the coding sequence GTGAGATCCAGTCCGATTCCACAAGCGCCGCTGACGGCTGCCCTGTTTGCCGCGTTTTTCGCCGCGCCGCTTGCCGCCCACGCTGCGCCGGCCGCCACCCACGGCTGCCACCTGCCCGGCGTCGAGGAAGGGCTGCGCTGCCTGCGCCTGCCGGTGCCCCTCGATGCGGCGCGCCCCGGCGCCACCCTCACGCTGCACGTGACGGTCGCCCCGGCGCTGCGCGAAGGCGCGCGTCCCGATCCGGTATTCGTGCTGGCCGGCGGTCCCGGCGAAGCCGGCAGCGACGTGCTGCCGCTGCTGTCCACCGCCTTCCGGCGCGTGCGCGCCACACGCGACATCGTGTTCATCGACCAGCGCGGCACCGGCCTGTCCGGCAAGCTCGAATGCGACAGCGGTGACGCGGACGACAGCGCCACCGACCAGCAGGCCGACGCCGCCATGCTGCGCTGCATCGCCGCCAGCAAGGCGCCGTTCGCCGCCTACACCACCGCCAACGCGGCGCGCGACATCGAGCAGGTGCGGCGCGCGCTCGGCTATGGCCGGATCAACCTGTGGGGCGGCTCCTACGGCACCCGGCTGGCGCAGGTGTATGCGCGCGCCTACCCCGGTAACGTGCGCGCCCTGGCGCTGGACGGCGTGGCGGCGCCGGACCAGGTGATCCCGGCCGGCGGACGCGACAGCCAGGCCGCGCTCGACCAGCTGTTCCGGCAATGCGCCGCGGATGCCGGCTGCAGCAAGGCGTATCCGGCGCTGCGCACCGAGTTCGATGCGCTGGTGGCGAAACTCGACGCCAGCGCCGGCGGCTTCAAGCTGTCGCTGCCCGATCCGCGCACCGCGCGCCAGGTCGACACCACCATGACCAGCGCGCGCCTGTTCGGCACCATGCACGGCATGCTGTACGCCCCGGCCGACGCGCGCCGCCTGCCGTTCCTGCTGCACAGCGCGGCCCAGGGCCGCTGGCAGCCGTTCGTCGCCCGGCGCAACCTGGCGGCGGATTTCAGCGCCGAAGGCTCGCCCGCCACCCTGATGCACCTGGCCGTGGTGTGCGCCGAGGACATGCCGCGCCTGACCCCGGCGCTGGCGGCCAGCGACGCCGCACCGCTGACGCGCGCCATCGTCGGGCGCCTGCCGGCGCTGTGCCGCGCCATGAACGTGCCGGCGGCGCCGTGGACCGAACCGGCGCGCATCGCCGCGCCGGCCCTGCTGCTGTCCGGCGCCCAGGACCCGGTGACGCCGCCGCACCGCGCCGCCAGCGCGGCGCGCCACATGGCGCACGCCCAGCAGCTCACCGCGCCCAATGTCGGCCACGGCGTGTCGCAGCTGGGCTGCGCGCCGCGCCTGCTGCGCGCCTTCTTCGACCGTCCGCAGGACCAGGTCGACGGCGCCTGCCTCGCCGAGATTCCCGCTCCCACCTTCCAGCTCGGCAGCGCCGGCCCCCAACCTTGA
- a CDS encoding ABC transporter ATP-binding protein, with amino-acid sequence MIEAHEVRKQFGAVQALGGVGFTARDGHITALLGPNGAGKTTLLRTLVGMLKRDHGSIAIDGVDPEREPLRVRANIGFLTDQFGLYERLSTREYLTYFGELNGMDGAALRRRIDEVSEMLAMGDILERRSKGFSQGQRIKVALARALLHRPRHLLLDEPTRGLDVMSTRAVRQALARLRDEGCCVVMATHVMQEVSHLCDDVIVIAKGHTVAQGSPRALCERTGIANLEDAFVSLVGTDEGIAA; translated from the coding sequence ATGATCGAAGCACACGAAGTCCGCAAACAGTTCGGCGCCGTCCAGGCGCTGGGCGGCGTCGGGTTCACCGCCCGCGACGGCCACATCACCGCCCTGCTCGGCCCCAACGGCGCCGGCAAGACCACGCTGCTGCGCACCCTGGTCGGCATGCTGAAACGCGACCACGGCAGCATCGCCATCGACGGCGTCGACCCGGAAAGGGAGCCGCTCAGGGTGCGCGCCAACATCGGCTTCCTGACCGACCAGTTCGGCCTGTACGAGCGCCTGTCCACGCGCGAATATCTCACCTATTTCGGCGAGCTCAACGGCATGGACGGCGCCGCCCTGCGCCGCCGCATCGACGAGGTATCGGAAATGCTGGCGATGGGCGACATCCTCGAGCGCCGCAGCAAGGGGTTTTCGCAGGGCCAGCGCATCAAGGTGGCGCTGGCGCGCGCCCTGCTGCACCGCCCGCGCCACCTGCTGCTGGACGAGCCGACGCGCGGCCTGGACGTGATGAGCACGCGCGCCGTGCGCCAGGCGCTGGCGCGGCTGCGCGACGAGGGCTGCTGCGTGGTGATGGCCACCCACGTGATGCAGGAAGTCTCGCACCTGTGCGACGACGTGATCGTGATCGCCAAGGGCCATACCGTGGCCCAGGGTTCGCCGCGCGCGCTGTGCGAGCGCACCGGCATCGCCAACCTGGAAGACGCGTTCGTCAGCCTGGTCGGCACCGACGAGGGGATCGCCGCATGA
- a CDS encoding ABC transporter permease, whose translation MSATATGQARRKAKWRIVFLKELRETLRDRRALSLLAMFTVIYPIMLGYVLNQQIERATRSEREGIELAVIGGTQAPTLMAQLKQKNITVHETAPMDEEAIGALLRARKMVALLRLPERFTENYQAMRPARIELWYDSATEQDRRRRDVEDVLHAYDANIASARLLAHGVSPATLSPIRLQRYDTGSTAARSAGLIGSMLGFLFFPAFICGMSAAVDSTAGERERRSLEVLMAQPAHAWELVVGKWLAAGALAAAGMTLALTLAHVVLSWLPLEEIGLSWRVGWGDLALVCLASVPLSLFAAGVQIAVAMNAKSFKEAQSVLSFVTLVPMVPGLAVSMLDLKTAGWMYLVPMLSNQTLLRETAKGSELGPLPFVLTFACSALAALAAVAFASRRMQSERYVLAV comes from the coding sequence ATGAGCGCGACCGCTACCGGGCAGGCACGCCGCAAGGCGAAGTGGCGCATCGTCTTCCTGAAGGAATTGCGCGAGACCCTGCGCGACCGCCGCGCCCTGAGCCTGCTGGCCATGTTCACCGTGATCTACCCGATCATGCTCGGTTACGTGCTCAACCAGCAGATCGAGCGCGCCACCCGCAGCGAGCGCGAAGGCATCGAGCTGGCCGTGATCGGCGGCACCCAGGCGCCCACGCTGATGGCCCAGCTCAAGCAGAAGAACATCACCGTGCACGAGACGGCGCCCATGGACGAGGAAGCGATCGGCGCCCTGCTGCGCGCGCGCAAGATGGTGGCGCTGCTGCGCCTGCCGGAACGCTTTACGGAAAACTACCAGGCGATGCGGCCGGCGCGCATCGAGCTGTGGTACGACTCGGCCACCGAGCAAGACCGGCGCCGGCGCGACGTCGAGGACGTGCTGCACGCCTACGACGCCAACATCGCCAGCGCGCGCCTGCTGGCGCACGGCGTATCGCCGGCCACGCTGTCGCCGATCCGGCTGCAGCGCTACGACACCGGCAGCACCGCGGCGCGCTCGGCCGGCCTGATCGGCAGCATGCTGGGCTTCCTGTTCTTCCCGGCCTTTATCTGCGGGATGTCGGCCGCGGTCGACAGCACCGCCGGCGAACGCGAGCGGCGCTCGCTGGAAGTGCTGATGGCGCAGCCGGCGCATGCCTGGGAGCTGGTGGTCGGCAAATGGCTGGCGGCCGGCGCCCTGGCCGCCGCCGGCATGACGCTGGCGCTGACGCTGGCGCACGTGGTCCTGTCCTGGCTGCCGCTTGAGGAAATCGGCCTGTCGTGGCGCGTGGGCTGGGGCGACCTGGCGCTGGTATGCCTGGCTTCGGTACCGCTGTCGCTGTTCGCCGCCGGCGTGCAGATCGCGGTCGCCATGAACGCCAAGTCGTTCAAGGAAGCGCAGAGCGTGCTGTCGTTCGTGACGCTGGTGCCGATGGTGCCGGGCCTGGCGGTGTCGATGCTCGACCTCAAGACGGCCGGCTGGATGTACTTGGTGCCGATGCTGTCGAACCAGACCCTGCTGCGCGAAACCGCCAAGGGCAGCGAACTCGGCCCGCTGCCCTTCGTGCTGACCTTCGCCTGCTCGGCGCTGGCGGCGCTGGCGGCGGTGGCGTTCGCCAGCCGGCGCATGCAGAGCGAGCGCTACGTACTGGCGGTGTGA
- a CDS encoding OsmC family protein, whose amino-acid sequence MEVKVSWNGPSGMSFRAETGSGHLVSMDGAPEGGGHNLAPRPMEMVLLGTGGCTAYDVVLILKRGREDVRGCDVTLKAERAEVDPKVFTKVHFHFTVSGRNLKQAAVERAVNLSHDKYCSASIMLAKSAEITHSFEIVEA is encoded by the coding sequence ATGGAAGTGAAAGTCAGCTGGAATGGCCCGTCGGGAATGAGCTTCCGGGCCGAGACCGGCTCCGGCCACCTGGTCAGCATGGACGGCGCGCCGGAAGGCGGCGGCCACAACCTGGCGCCGCGCCCGATGGAGATGGTGTTGCTGGGCACCGGCGGCTGCACCGCCTACGACGTGGTGCTGATCCTCAAGCGCGGGCGCGAGGACGTGCGCGGCTGCGACGTGACCCTGAAGGCCGAACGCGCCGAGGTCGATCCGAAGGTGTTCACCAAGGTGCACTTCCACTTCACGGTCAGCGGACGCAACCTGAAACAGGCGGCGGTCGAGCGCGCCGTGAACCTGTCGCACGACAAGTACTGCTCGGCGTCGATCATGCTGGCCAAAAGCGCCGAGATCACGCACTCGTTCGAGATCGTCGAGGCGTGA
- the coq7 gene encoding 2-polyprenyl-3-methyl-6-methoxy-1,4-benzoquinone monooxygenase — MPNSSNTMDNAQRAINPFDHLIVGLDRALRVVGGVAKASRPNPGAQAQHAELNAQEQRHAAGLMRVNHVGEVCAQALYDSQGRHASTPALRAQFAEAGREEEDHLAWTAERLGELGSQPSLLNPLWYAGSYVLGTVAARMGDAVSLGFVVETERQVEMHLDGHLDELPPQDAKSRAIVTQMRDDEIEHGAKAQAMGAAEMPLPVRMAMRAMAKVMTKTAYYI, encoded by the coding sequence ATGCCTAACTCATCGAACACCATGGACAATGCACAACGAGCCATCAATCCCTTCGACCACCTGATCGTCGGCCTCGACCGGGCGCTGCGCGTGGTGGGCGGGGTCGCCAAGGCGTCGCGTCCGAATCCGGGCGCGCAGGCGCAGCATGCCGAGCTCAACGCGCAAGAGCAGCGCCACGCCGCCGGCCTGATGCGGGTGAACCACGTGGGCGAGGTGTGCGCCCAGGCGCTGTACGATTCCCAGGGCCGCCACGCCTCGACCCCGGCCCTGCGCGCCCAGTTCGCCGAAGCCGGACGCGAAGAAGAAGACCACCTGGCCTGGACCGCCGAGCGCCTGGGCGAACTCGGTTCGCAGCCCAGCCTGCTCAATCCGCTGTGGTATGCCGGTTCCTACGTGCTGGGCACGGTGGCGGCGCGCATGGGCGACGCGGTCAGCCTCGGCTTCGTGGTCGAGACCGAGCGCCAGGTCGAGATGCACCTGGACGGCCACCTCGACGAACTGCCGCCGCAGGACGCCAAGTCGCGCGCCATCGTCACGCAGATGCGCGACGACGAGATCGAGCACGGCGCCAAGGCGCAAGCCATGGGCGCGGCCGAGATGCCGCTGCCGGTGCGCATGGCGATGCGCGCCATGGCCAAGGTGATGACCAAGACCGCGTATTACATTTGA